From a single Nakaseomyces glabratus chromosome F, complete sequence genomic region:
- a CDS encoding MADS-box domain-containing protein (CAGL0F06259g~Ortholog(s) have core promoter proximal region sequence-specific DNA binding activity), whose protein sequence is MNSQSLFGISPISSSDHINLDPDLGKMPGMPGMPGIQGQRQDQRPQRQVQMPAHMPGQRPTVGGGDEVRGTRDYSDKGNGNGNEHEIENEQENENENENDDEDEEVSTPSSAVGKRRKAPLKYIENTTRRHVTFAKRRHGIMKKAYELAVMTGANVLLLILSPKGLVYTFATPSLQPLIRDDPGKELIRRCLNQDNST, encoded by the coding sequence ATGAACTCACAGTCTTTATTTGGGATTAGCCCTATATCGTCGAGCGACCACATTAACCTCGACCCTGACCTTGGGAAGATGCCTGGGATGCCTGGGATGCCTGGGATACAGGGTCAGAGGCAGGATCAGCGGCCACAGCGGCAGGTGCAAATGCCAGCGCATATGCCAGGGCAGAGACCTACGGTGGGCGGAGGAGATGAGGTGAGAGGCACGCGGGACTATAGCGATAAAGGTAATGGGAACGGGAACGAGCATGAGATTGAGAATGAGCAAGAGAATGAGAATGAGAACGAGAATGATGACGAAGACGAAGAGGTGAGCACGCCATCTTCTGCCGTCGGGAAACGACGCAAAGCTCCGttaaaatatatagagAACACAACTAGGCGGCATGTGACGTTCGCAAAGAGGCGACACGGGATTATGAAGAAGGCCTATGAGCTAGCGGTAATGACGGGCGCGAACGTTCTTCTGCTGATATTGTCCCCCAAGGGTCTAGTATACACGTTCGCTACACCCAGCTTACAGCCTCTGATCAGGGATGACCCTGGCAAGGAGCTCATACGAAGGTGCTTAAACCAGGATAATAGCACTTAG
- the STB2 gene encoding Stb2p (CAGL0F06325g~Ortholog(s) have Sin3-type complex localization) gives MKDSDWSGEHILRVGNDVHDVHNVHVRTTSTKTTKSNTTYNTTYNTAYNTAYNTTNLSDGKSAERAEGALVMPQIEPQLTSFIFPDMRALYNIGIESYKDVYYDEITVQGFEIYIVEQWIAERKLSAVISSYTGNTQDVISAVRVVLNRDPHFWPHRFKRYYEELLPFTQPKFISKGCIFVTNLSAMSSKLSLLHVECGDLRSVWHDFKTNFDLKKLHCTGRSALLLSAPASSAMNKFSQLFKIPIKDVVTTDQVGSQQYQDPTTEAHLLSHKRSLEDPFSGRGDEEHHPLTFSKRTMQERTPPAASLWKTKKGHDLPGFYSPVVEMVTLIQISLSYFNLFKGKDKNIVDGLLSEGTKSAIEQWWLVFGRIYFGVEKPRNEGTLGPTTVASMLSLVLSCFYKLILVDCMPAKDPFDEQDFRQGVSNFQKKYSTTTKENEGFLDPPTVEKLFQEEARLTKNEFKKLTKTVKCKFQDIGGKGNVVQLANNVLSTDMDNFVKHIQCGSLGLLWKNKGRPRRKDVRRICKKEFCGYSYKNGDPEKQLDEETERCNNLNEKLRLAHEEENKKKTSEMFGNYMIDIPIIGNDLHMGDPVSSKPWRTSDAGSSEKEDDVMSKGPSAVSLSSMYCNYDKHHYESGLNTNQLYHSEFYRRGSSSNLQTLREESETGVLECTEVLYRSISCSDIQQQIERWTLPFDPSVVRLARDLKKIQRETKAEAQIEDMQHGYYSIMTKKTCYMEEKRMQDLLKVSGDLFYKYVHAARAFQNKYDGIEIKQNFLLNDMRELNSLCSKLKYDVRILDLRVRDVEEAIQQFQRKLDTVRNTMNIGHSTIHIDTADVGTKEEFDQYIIDRYNKAHPCYQSYCLKVISKDFYNNLKNDISGWVSWLFDGMFQKDK, from the coding sequence ATGAAAGACTCTGACTGGAGTGGGGAGCACATACTGCGGGTCGGGAACGATGTGCACGATGTGCACAATGTGCATGTGCGGACAACGAGTACCAAGACTACAAAAAGTAACACTACATACAACACAACATACAACACAGCTTACAACACAGCTTACAACACAACAAATTTGAGCGATGGAAAGAGTGCTGAGCGGGCGGAAGGTGCGCTGGTGATGCCGCAGATTGAGCCGCAGCTGACTAGTTTCATCTTCCCGGATATGCGGGCGCTGTACAACATCGGGATAGAGTCCTACAAGGATGTGTACTACGATGAGATCACAGTGCAAGGGTTTGAGATATACATAGTGGAGCAGTGGATAGCGGAGAGGAAGCTGAGCGCGGTGATCAGCTCGTACACGGGGAACACCCAGGACGTGATATCTGCGGTGCGGGTGGTGTTGAACCGAGACCCTCACTTCTGGCCACACAGATTCAAGAGATACTACGAGGAGCTTCTGCCGTTCACGCAGCCGAAGTTCATCTCGAAAGGTTGCATATTCGTCACTAACTTGTCGGCGATGTCCTCGAAACTGTCCTTGCTGCATGTAGAGTGCGGTGACTTGAGAAGTGTGTGGCACGACTTCAAGACGAACTTCgacttgaagaaactgCATTGCACTGGCAGATCAGCCCTGCTGCTGAGTGCACCCGCTAGCTCCGCTATGAACAAATTCTCACAGCTGTTCAAGATCCCCATAAAGGAcgtcgtcaccactgatcAGGTAGGCTCACAACAGTACCAGGATCCAACCACAGAGGCGCATCTACTTTCTCATAAGAGAAGCCTCGAAGACCCCTTCAGCGGAAGAGGCGACGAGGAGCACCACCCTCTAACATTCTCAAAGAGAACAATGCAAGAGAGGACACCACCTGCAGCATCTTTATGGAAAACTAAGAAAGGCCACGATTTGCCGGGCTTTTACTCTCCAGTTGTGGAAATGGTGACACTGATACAGATATCCCTATCTTACTTCAACCTGTTCAAAGGGAAGGACAAGAATATTGTGGACGGTTTGCTGAGTGAGGGAACAAAATCTGCCATCGAACAATGGTGGTTGGTCTTCGGGAGAATCTATTTCGGGGTTGAGAAACCAAGAAATGAAGGCACATTGGGTCCAACTACTGTTGCAAGTATGTTAAGTCTTGTTCTTAGCTGTTTCTACAAATTGATCCTGGTCGACTGTATGCCTGCTAAGGACCCCTTTGATGAGCAGGATTTTAGGCAAGGAGTTTCCAACTTTCAAAAGAAGTATAGCACAACTACGAAGGAAAATGAAGGGTTTCTTGATCCGCCCACAGTAGAAAAACtgtttcaagaagaagcgAGATTGACCAAAAACGAATTTAAGAAATTAACTAAGACTGTTAAGTGTAAGTTTCAAGACATCGGGGGTAAAGGTAACGTTGTGCAGCTAGCAAACAATGTACTATCTACTGATATGGATAATTTTGTCAAACATATCCAATGCGGGTCATTGGGTTTATTGTGGAAGAACAAAGGTAGGCCACGTAGAAAAGACGTAAGACGTATCTGCAAGAAAGAATTCTGTGGGTACTCTTATAAGAATGGGGACCCGGAAAAGCAACTTGACGAGGAAACGGAAAGATGTAACAATTTGAATGAGAAGTTACGGCTTGCTCATGAGgaggaaaataaaaagaaaactagTGAGATGTTTGGAAATTATATGATAGATATTCCTATTATAGGAAACGATTTGCATATGGGTGATCCAGTATCATCTAAGCCATGGAGAACTAGTGATGCGGGTAGTTCGGAAAAGGAGGATGATGTTATGAGTAAGGGGCCTTCGGCGGTTAGTTTGTCGTCTATGTATTGTAATTATGACAAGCATCATTATGAGTCAGGCCTGAATACGAATCAACTTTACCATTCTGAGTTTTACAGAAGAGGTTCGTCATCCAATCTACAAACTCTCAGGGAGGAATCAGAAACTGGAGTTTTAGAGTGTACGGAAGTTTTGTATAGATCCATCTCATGTAGTGATATCCAACAGCAGATAGAAAGGTGGACATTACCATTCGACCCCTCTGTTGTCAGACTGGCAAGggatttgaagaagatacaGAGGGAAACGAAGGCAGAAGCTCAAATAGAAGACATGCAGCATGGATACTACTCTATTATGACAAAGAAAACATGTTACAtggaagaaaagagaatgCAAGATCTTTTGAAAGTGTCAGGGGATCTGTTTTACAAGTATGTCCATGCTGCCAGAGCGTTTCAGAATAAGTACGATGGCATTGAAATCAAGCAGAATTTTCTGCTGAACGATATGCGTGAATTAAACTCCTTGTGCtcaaaactaaaatacGATGTTAGAATCTTAGATCTGCGTGTTAGAGATGTGGAAGAGGCCATTCAGCAATTTCAAAGGAAACTTGACACCGTCAGAAACACTATGAACATTGGGCACAGCACCATACACATAGACACTGCTGATGTCGGCACAAAGGAAGAGTTTGACCAGTACATCATTGACAGGTATAATAAAGCACACCCCTGTTACCAATCTTACTGTCTGAAAGTTATCAGCAAAGATTTCTATAACAACTTAAAGAATGATATATCGGGATGGGTATCCTGGTTATTCGACGGCATGTTCCAGAAGGacaaataa
- the STV1 gene encoding H(+)-transporting V0 sector ATPase subunit a (CAGL0F06347g~Ortholog(s) have proton-transporting ATPase activity, rotational mechanism activity, role in vacuolar acidification and Golgi apparatus, late endosome, vacuolar proton-transporting V-type ATPase, V0 domain localization) codes for MAKHEAIYRSADMTYIQLYIPQEIVREVVCLLGKLGNVMFRDLNSDLSAFQRGYVARLRRLEDVGRSVDYMKRVSEKHREATARYMPQLFEDEELDDLEFNATNDNPGSNTGDDNESLLSQQNLDNLVRPSRRVNPHALFPQLLRSLEVHSMDTINDIIHEITEFESRVKQLDDSLESLRDKLNVLIEKRHIVFECSRYIKFNPGILGRISNSNDANVSGSQLDVTDFTALPEEANDNLSDFSFDIDEDTAEDNQNNNNDDDILMLEQGFHNKFMIAGAIRRDKVMILNRILWRLLRGNLFFQNFPVEKPMMENGELVEKDCFLIFTHGDTLSAKIKRVVDSLGGSMISLDQISQQTIQELNDRISDLEQVLESTERTLHTELLLINDQLSVWHAVFRRETYIYATLNLFRQETQGLVAEGWIPYEELQTLKNTLKDYSESIGSEYTTVISVIITNRSPPTYHRVNKFTQAFQSIVDAYGIATYKEINPGLATVVTFPFMFAIMFGDAGHGFIVLLIALYLVMNERKFDNMKREEMFDMAYTGRYVLLLMGAFSIYTGLMYNDIFSRSMTLFSSGWEWPTTFKKGETLEAKQVGTYAFGLDWAWHGTENNLIFTNSYKMKLSILMGFIHMSYSYMFSYINYRHRKSRVDIIGNFIPGLIFMQSIFGYLSWAIVFKWSKDWIKDGKPAPGLLNMLINMFLAPGTIDEQLYSGQAVLQTILLLAALVCVPWLLLYKPLMLRKQHANGETNYSSLQHPTADDTMTSESIIDNEVVITDFDTDESESHGFNFGDVMIHQVIHTIEFCLNCISHTASYLRLWALSLAHAQLSTVLWNMTIANSFSSKDPGSPLAVFMVVFLFAFWFILTVAVLVLMEGTSAMLHALRLHWVEAMSKFFEGNGYAYEPFSFDLLTE; via the coding sequence atggcGAAACACGAGGCTATCTACAGGTCGGCGGATATGACCTATATCCAGCTGTACATACCGCAGGAGATTGTGCGCGAAGTGGTGTGTCTGCTCGGTAAGCTCGGCAACGTCATGTTCCGGGACTTGAACAGTGACCTGTCGGCGTTCCAGAGAGGGTACGTCGCGCGTCTGCGGAGGCTGGAGGACGTGGGCAGGTCCGTGGACTACATGAAGCGTGTCAGCGAGAAACATAGGGAGGCCACGGCGCGCTACATGCCCCAGCTGTTCGAGGACGAGGAATTGGACGACCTCGAGTTTAACGCCACCAACGACAACCCGGGCTCGAACACCGGTGACGATAACGAGAGCCTGCTGTCGCAGCAGAACTTGGACAACTTGGTAAGACCTTCCAGAAGAGTCAACCCGCACGCTTTGTTCCCCCAATTGCTTAGAAGCCTCGAAGTGCACTCCATGGATACCATCAACGACATCATCCATGAGATCACAGAGTTTGAGTCCCGCGTAAAACAACTGGACGACTCGTTGGAGTCCCTGCGCGATAAGCTCAACGTGCTAATAGAGAAAAGACACATCGTCTTCGAGTGCTCGAGGTACATAAAATTCAACCCGGGGATTCTCGGACGCATCTCCAACAGTAACGACGCAAACGTCTCCGGCTCACAATTGGACGTAACAGATTTCACCGCGCTACCAGAAGAAGCTAACGATAACCTAAGTGATTTCTCCTTTGATATCGATGAAGACACCGCCGAAGACAAccaaaacaataacaatgacGACGACATTCTAATGCTCGAACAAGGGTTCCACAACAAATTCATGATCGCAGGTGCCATCAGAAGAGATAAGgtgatgatattgaacaGGATACTATGGCGTCTCCTTCGCGGTAACTTATTTTTCCAGAACTTCCCAGTGGAAAAACCAATGATGGAAAATGGCGAGTTGGTAGAGAAGGATTGTTTCCTTATTTTCACACATGGTGATACTCTTTCAGCAAAGATCAAACGTGTAGTAGACTCATTAGGAGGAAGTATGATCTCATTGGACCAAATATCACAACAAACCATTCAAGAGTTAAATGACAGGATCAGTGACTTAGAACAAGTTTTGGAGAGCACAGAACGTACGCTACACACAGAACTACTACTCATCAATGATCAACTCTCTGTATGGCATGCGGTGTTTAGAAGAGAAACTTACATATATGCAACACTTAATCTTTTTAGACAAGAGACCCAGGGTTTAGTTGCAGAGGGCTGGATACCTTATGAAGAACTACAAACTCTAAAAAACACATTGAAGGACTATAGCGAATCAATTGGCTCTGAATATACAACTGTTATCAGTGTCATCATCACGAACAGATCCCCACCCACATATCATCGTGTAAATAAATTTACTCAGGCGTTCCAATCTATTGTGGATGCTTATGGTATTGCCACATACAAAGAAATCAATCCTGGTTTGGCTACGGTAGTCACTTTCCCTTTTATGTTTGCAATCATGTTTGGTGATGCAGGTCATGGTTTCATTGTCTTACTAATTGCCTTATATTTAGTAAtgaatgaaagaaaattcgATAACATGAAAAGGGAAGAGATGTTTGATATGGCCTATACCGGAAGATATGTTCTACTTTTAATGGGTGCCTTCTCAATATACACAGGACTGATGtataatgatattttttccAGATCTATGAccttattttcttcaggCTGGGAATGGCCAACAACTTTTAAAAAAGGTGAAACATTGGAAGCCAAACAAGTTGGAACATATGCTTTCGGTTTGGACTGGGCCTGGCATGGTACTGAGAACAACTTAATTTTTACTAACTCCTACAAAATGAAACTCTCAATTCTGATGGGTTTTATCCACATGTCATATTCTTATATGTTTTCCTACATCAACTACAGACACAGAAAGTCTAGGGTAGATATCATCGGTAATTTCATACCAGGCTTGATTTTTATGCAGTCTATATTTGGTTATCTATCTTGGGCAATTGTTTTCAAGTGGTCAAAGGATTGGATCAAGGATGGAAAGCCTGCACCAGGCTTACTGAACATGCTAATTAACATGTTTTTAGCACCAGGCACTATCGACGAGCAACTCTACAGCGGCCAAGCTGTTTTACAAACCATCCTTCTATTGGCTGCCCTAGTTTGTGTACCATGGCTTCTGTTATACAAGCCATTGATGCTGAGAAAACAACATGCAAATGGTGAAACAAATTACAGTAGCTTACAACATCCAACAGCGGATGACACTATGACATCTGAGTCAATAATAGATAATGAAGTGGTGATAACTGATTTTGATACCGACGAAAGCGAATCACATGGATTTAATTTTGGAGATGTTATGATTCATCAGGTGATTCATACTATTGAATTTTGCCTGAACTGTATCTCACATACTGCTTCATACTTACGTTTGTGGGCCCTTTCCTTAGCACATGCACAGTTATCAACTGTTCTTTGGAATATGACAATTGCCAACTCATTCTCTTCGAAAGATCCAGGCAGCCCACTAGCTGTATTTATGGTAGTATTTTTATTCGCGTTTTGGTTTATACTAACTGTAGCTGTTCTGGTTCTGATGGAAGGAACATCTGCAATGTTACACGCTCTGCGTTTACATTGGGTCGAAGCCATGTCCAAGTTCTTTGAGGGTAATGGTTATGCATACGAGCCATTCTCATTTGATCTTCTGACCGAATGA